CAGCCTGAAGCACCGGCTGGCCCGCTCGCTGTTCCTGTACGCGCTGTGCAACGGCCGGCTGCGTGGCGGCCAGGCGGTGGTGGACGCATCTTCGGGCAGCACGGCGATTTCGGAAGCCTGGTTCGCGCGCCTGCTCGGCCTGTCATTCACCGCGGTGATGCCGGCCTGCACCGCGCCGGGCAAGATCCGCGACGTGCAGGCGCTGGGCGGCACCTGCGACCTGGTCGACGACCCGGCCCAGGTGCACGCACGCGCCGCCGAACATGCCGCACGCGGCGCCTGCCACCTCGACCAGTTCGGCCTGGCCGAACGCGCCACCGATTGGCGCGGCAACAACAACATCGCCGAGTCGATCATCGGCCAGCTGGCGCTGGAAGCCGAACCCGAACCGGCGTGGATCGTCTGCGGCGCCGGCACCGGCGGCACCTCGGCCACCATCGGCCGCTACCTGCGCTACCGCCGGCTGCACACCAGACTGTGCGTGGCCGAGCCCAGCGGCAGCGGCTACGTGCACGGCTGGCGCAACCGCGACACGAAGGCGGTGGCCAGCCAGCCCACCCTGATCGAGGGCATCGGCCGACCGCGCGTGGAACCGGGCTTCATCTTCGACGTGGTCGACCGCGTCAACGAAATTCCCGACGCCGCCTCGATCGCCGCCGCCTGGTTGCTGGAAGACCTGCTCGGCCATCGCTACGGCGGCTCGTCCGGCACCAACCTGGTCGCCTGCCTGCAGCTGGCCGCGTCGATGCGCGCGCGCGGACAGCGCGGCAGCATCGTCAGCCTGCTGTGCGACCGCGGCGAGCGCTACGCGCAGACCCTGTTCGACCGCGACTGGCTGGCCGCGCGCGCGATCGACCTCGCGCCGTGGGATGCCGCGCTGCGCCACAGCCTGGCCAGCGGCCGCGCGCCCGCACTGACATGAGCACCGCAGCATTGCCGGCCCAGGGCATGCACTTTGCGCTGCTGGGCCATGGCCGTTTCGGCGCGGCGTTTGCGCAACTGTTGCTGCAGGCGGGGCACCACGTGCGCGTGTTCGATCCGCACGCGCGGGTTCCCGCCGCGCTGGCCGCGCCATCCTTGCGTGTCGCGCTCGAGGGCGCGCAGTGGATCGTGCTGGCGATGCCGGTGCCGCAACTGCGCGACGCCCTGCTCGCGTTGCAACCGCTGCTGCACGCCGGCCAGATCGTGTTCGACGTGGGCAGCGTGAAGATGCATCCCTGCGCGGCGATGGACGAGTTGCTGGGCGACGCGATTCCCCACGTCGGCAGCCACCCGCTGTTCGGCCCGCTCAGCCTGGCCCGCGACGAGCGGCCGCGGCGCACGGTGATCTGCGCCTCCGCCCGGCATCCGCAGGCCGCCGCACGCGCGGGGGAGTTGTTCGCCGCGCTCGGCTGCGAAGTCATCGAACAGGACCCGGAGCGCCACGACCGCGCGATGGCGCGCACCCACGTGCTGGCCTTCTTCATCGCCAAGGGGCTGATCGACATCGGCGTGGACGACGGCATGCCGATCGCGCCGCCCTCGTTCCAGGGCATGAAACACATGCTGGCCGCGACGGATGACGACGAGCTGGCCATTGCGACCTCGGGCGAACCGTCCGCATGAGTTTCCACGACCTGCGCAGCTTCCTGCAGCGGCTGGAGCGCGAGCGGCAATTGCAGCGCGTCAGCGCACCCGTGGACATACATCTCGAATCCACCGCGCTGAGCCTGCGCGCGCTGCGCGAGGCGGGTCCCGCGTTGCTGATGGAACATCCCGGCGACAGTCGCCACGCCCTGCTCGGCAACCTGTTCGGCCATCGTCGCCGCATCGAGCTGGCACTGGCCGGGCGGCCGCTGGCCTCGCTGCGCGAATTGGGCCAGCTGCTTGCCGCGATCAAGGAACCGCGCTGGCCGCCCAGCCTGCGCCAGGCGCTGGGCACCTGGCCGGAGCTGGCGCAACTGGCCCACGTCGCGCCGCAACGCGTGCGGGAAGCGGCGTTCGAACACGAAACGCTGCGCGGCGACGAGATCGACCTGGCCCGCCTGCCGATCCAGCACTGCTGGCCGGACGACGCCGGCAAGCTGGTCACCTTCGGCCTGGTGGTGACCCGGGGCACCGACAAGCCCCGACAGAACGTGGCGATCTACCGCCAGCAGGTCATCGGTCCGAACCGGGTGATCATGCGCTGGCTGCCGCATCGCGGCGGCGCGCTGGACTACGCCGACTGGCGCGCCGCGCATCCGCGGCAACCGTTCCCGCTACTGGTCGCCATCGGCGCCGATCCGGCGACCATGCTGGCCGCCGTGGCGCCGGTGCCGGACAGCTTGTCCGAATACGAATTCGCCGGCCTGCTGCGCGGCCAGCGCACCCGCGTTTGGCACAGCGAGCTGACCGGGCTGGATGCACCGGCCGGTGCGGAGATCCTGCTGGAAGGCTTCATCCACCCCGGCGACACCGCGCTGGAAGGCCCGTTCGGCGACCACACCGGCTACTACAACGCGCAGGATCACTTCCCCGTCTTCACCATCGAACGCCTGCACCTGCGCCGCGACGCGATCTACCATGGCAGCTACATGGGCCGCGCGCCGCACGACGAGCCGTCGGTGCTGTCGATGGCGCTGAACGACATCTTCGTGCCGATCCTGCAGAAGGTGTTTCCCGAGATCGTCGACTTCTTCCTGCCGCCGGAAGCGTGCTCGTACCGCATCGCCGTGGTCAGCATCCGCAAGCAGTACGCCGGCCATGCGCGGCGCATCATGATGGCGGTGTGGTCGTACCTGCGCCAGTTCACCTACACCAAGTTCGTGATCGTCACCGACGACGACATCGACGTGCGCGACTGGTCGGCGGTGATCTGGGCGCTGTCCACCCGGGTCGATCCCGCGCGCGACACCATGCTGGTGGAGAACACCCCGATCGACTACCTGGACTTCGCCAGCCCGGTGGCCGGCGTGGGCTCCAAGCTCGGCATCGACGCCACCCGCAAATGGCCGTCCGAAACCGCGCGTGCGTGGAGCCGGCCGATCGTGCCGGATGCCGCGGTGGAGCGGCGCGTGGATGCCCTGTGGCAATCACTGCAGGCATCCCGCGACCGCCAGGAATGCTTCACGGCTCGTCGTGCATCTCGTGCATGGCCGGCGCCGGCTGGTCCCAGCCCGGATCATTGAAGTAGTGCGGATAGTGCGCGATCGCCTCGCGCATCGCGGCCACCGCCTTGACCTTGCCAGGGTTGGCCTGCAGGGCCTGCGCCGCACCGAGCAGCGGTGCCAGGATGCCGTGCAGGGCCGCGTCCGGTTCGGCGGCCAGCTTGCAGTTGGCGAACATGAAGCCCACCGCATCCTCCACTTCGGCCGCGCGGTCGACCGCCATCGGCGCACTCATGTGGCCCATCTCGTAGTGACGCAGCTGGTCCACCGCGACGTGCACGCGACGCATGCCCTCGCGCAGGGACGCGTCCGGCTCCCAGCGCTGCGCGGGCACGCTCACCGTGGCGGCGTGGTGGCTGGCGTGTTCCGCATGCGATTGCGGTGACGCGGCCTGCACCGAAACGGCCAGGCCCAGGCCGCAGGCCAGGGCGACAAGAGTGGGGACGGATGTCATGGGAAGCGCTCCAGCAGGCGGCGTGCATGCCGCGGATGGAAGGATGCTAGCGCGGGCCCGCCGCTGCGCGACTGACCCACGTCAACCGCGCGACCGTCATCGCTGCGGCCGGCTGCCGCAGCTCAGTTGCCGTTGCCGCGGCGCGGAAGCATCCGGCGCAAGGTGTCGTCATGCATGAAGTAGTGGTGATACAGCGCTGCGGCTGCGTGCAGGCCCACCAGGTAATAGCCGATCGTGCCGATGGTGCCGTGTAGGTCCTCCAGCCGCTCGCCGAGCAGGTCGTCCGGCGCGATCAGCGGCGGCAGCTCCAGGCCGAAGAACGGGATCACCTTGCCGCCCGCACTCAGGGTCAGCCAGCCCAGCGCCGGCATCACGATCAGGAACACATACAGCAGCAAGTGCATGATCCCGGCCAGGTGATGCTGCCAGGCCGGAAGGCTCGCATCACGGCGCGGCGCCGGCGTCGTCAGGCGAATGGCCAGGCGCAGGAAGACCAGCGCGAACACGCCCAGCCCCAGCATGAAATGCCAGGTCTTCAGGCCGGCGCGCAAGCTGCTGCCGCGCGGCGCCAGTTCGTGCAGCTCGATGCAGGCATACACGGCGACCAGCAGCGCCAGCATCAGCCAGTGCATGCCGATCGACAGCGGGTGGTAACGGTCGGTGGTGTTCATCGGATTCATGGGGAGTTTCGCCGTCGGCAATCGGAACAGATGGTCGGGCATCGACACGAGTCGTGCAAAGCCGGGCACAGCATGGACGGCACCGGCGCGCCCGGGATTGACCTCGGTCAACTTCCGTTCCAGTGACTTCGGCGCATCCGCCGATTTTTCCCGCATCCGCACGGAACCGCTCCGACCTGACCCATGTCAACGCAGCTCGCCGGATCAGCCGCCACGATGCGCCGCGAACTTCCTGGCTTCGAGGTGCACATGCAACTGGTCTGTCCTGCCGGCAACCTGCCGGCGCTGCAAGCGGCGATCGACGCCGGTGCCGATGCGGTCTACGCGGGTTTCCGCGACCAGACCAACGCCCGCGCCTTCCCCGGCCTGAATTTCAGCGACGCGGAGCTGCGCGACGGCATCGCCTATGCGCGCCAGCGCAAGCGCAAGGTCTACCTGGCATTGAACACCTACCCCGACAGCGCGCGCCTGGCGACGTGGTACCGCGCCGTGGACAAGGCCGCCGAATTCGGCTGCGACGCGATCATCGCGGCGGAGATGGCGGTGCTCGATTACGCCACGCACACCTACCCGGCGATGGCGCGGCACCTGTCGGTGCAGGGTTCGGCCACCACCGCGCCGGCGCTGCGCTACGCCCACGAGCGCTTCGGCATCAGTCGCGCGGTGCTGCCGCGGGTGCTGTCGATCCAGCAGGTCGAGCGATTGTGCGAAGGCTCGCCGGTGCCCATCGAAGTGTTCGCGTTCGGCAGCCTGTGCATCATGGTCGAAGGTCGCTGCCAGCTTTCCAGCTACGTCACCGGCGCCTCGCCGAATCGCCACGGCGTGTGCTCGCCGGCCAGCTTCGTGCGCTGGGAGGAACACGGCGACGGTCGCCGCAGCGTGCGCCTGAACCAGGTGCTGATGGACAAGTTCGAGCCCGCCGAACCGGCCGGCTATCCCACCGTGTGCAAGGGCCGCTTCGAGGTCGGCGGCGAGACCTTCCATGCGCTGGAGGAGCCGACCAGCCTCAACACGCTGGAGCTGCTGCCCCGCCTGGCCAAAGCGGGCGTGGCCGCGTTGAAGATCGAAGGCCGCCAGCGCGGCGTCGCCTACGTCGCCTCGGTCACCCGCACCTGGCGCGACGCGCTGGATCGCTACCGCAGCGCACCCGACGCGTGGCAGCTGCAGCCGGGCTGGCAGTCGTCGCTGTCGAAGCACGCCGAAGGCCACCAGACCACGCTGGGCCCCTATCACCGCTCGTGGCACTGACTTCAGGGGCATGCAACCGATGAACACGATGAAACTGAGCCTCGGCCCGCTGCAGTATTTCTGGCCCCGCGAACAGACCCTGGCGTTCTACCGCGAGGCGGTGGAGTGGCCGCTGGACATCATCTACCTGGGCGAGACCGTGTGCAGCAAGCGCCGCGAACTGGGCACGCGCGACTGGATCGCGCTGGCCGCCGAACTGGCCCGCAGCGGCAAGCAGGTCGTGCTGTCGTCGCTGGCGCTGATCGAGGCCGAATCCGAGCTGGGCGTGCTGCAACGGCTGGTCGACCACGGCGACTGCTGGATCGAGGCGAACGACCTTTCCGCCGTGCAGCTGTGCCGCGAACGCGGCGTGCCCTTCGTCGCCGGCCCCACCCTCAACGTCTACAACCACCATGCCCTGGCGATGCTGATGGCCGACGGCCTGCGCCGCTGGGTGCCTGGCGTCGAGCAGGGCCACCAGTTGCTGCGCGAATTGCGCGAGGCGATGCAGGCCGAGGACCGGCCCATGCCCGAGCTGGAGGTGATCGCCTTCGGCCGCCTGCCGCTGGCCTTCTCCGCCCGCTGCTTCACCGCCCGCGCGCTGGACGTGGCCAAGGACCAATGCGGCTTCCGCTGCATCGACTACCCCGACGGCATGCCATTGGCCACCCGCGAAGGCCGCCCCTTCCTGCGCATCAACGGCATCCAGATCCAGGGCGAGGAAATCACCGACCTCGGCCCCGAACTGCCCGCCTTGCGCGAGCTGGGCGTCGACGTGCTGCGCCTGTATCCCCAGGTCGACGGCATGGCCGAAGTGATGGCCCACTTCGACCTGGCCCGCCACTCCCCGGTAGCACCGCCGCGGATCGGCGCACGCAACGGCTACTGGCACGGCGAGCCGGGCATGCGGCCGGTGGCTGAGGCGCAGACGAAATAGCGCCCCGACGAGCAAGTCCGATGCGGGTGGAACGCGCCCTCGAACACGCCGACGCCGACGACGAATCGGGCATGACGTTGCGGCTTCCGTTCGCCTGCCCACATCTCGAAAGGAGCGGGCATCGCCTCGCCACTCAGTCGTCGGAAGCCGCAACTTGAAGGACCTTCAGGAGCGCCGCATACTCGATGCGTCGACCTCCTTCGCGGTGGCCTGCTCGACCGATCTCTCGGCTCTCGACGGCGCACCGATTCCGATTGAAGTCGTGGAAGAACCAAAGTCGCTTTTCCCAACACGGCAACGGCCACATTTTCATGTTCCCTCGCAACGTCCCGAACGACGTCCGCGTCAAGCACATCACGCCGCGTTGTCCACTCACTTATCGGCCCGCAAGGTCAGCTCAAGTCCTTGCCAGCCCCGGACGCCTCGATTGAGCTCGGGTTCTGCATTCCGCGAACCGCCCGCCAGGAATCAATCGCCCAGTGATCTCAAGACTCCTCATCCTCGCTGGCCTGGTTTTCGCGACAAGCTTGTCCGCCGCCACGCCGCCGGCCGTGGATCTCGTCAAGGTCGACAAGTCCGCGCACACGCTTTATCTGATGCGCCAGGGCAAGGTGGTGGAGAAATTTCACATCGCACTTGGCGGAAACCCGGTCGGTCACAAGCAACGGGAAGGCGACCAGCGCACTCCCGAGGGGCGATACATCCTGGACTTCAAGAACGCGAACAGCGCCTTCTTCCGGTCGATCCATGTTTCCTATCCCGATCACGCCGACACGGCTCGCGCCAGGCGCATGGGCGTCAGCCCGGGCGGAGCGATCATGATTCACGGTCAGAAGAACGGTTTCGGAAAATTCTCCGCAGCCACCCAGCGTTTCGACTGGACGGACGGTTGCATCGCACTCTCCAACGCAGACATGCAAAAGGTCTGGGATCTCGTGCAGGTGCCGACACCGATTGAAATTTCCCCGTGACCGACCCGGGTGGTCGGGGACACACATGCCGCTTCCCCGCGCCGCCACCGCATTCCCGGCCGCAAGCCTGCAACAGGCTTCGGGCGCAGGATCATGGCTTCAGCCGGATTGGGCTGGGCTGTTGCGCAAAATTTCAAAACGTATAACGCAACACCGTGAAGTAGTGGCAGCCGGTGCCGGTGAGCACGAACAAATGCCAGACGAAGTGGCTGTAGCGCAGGCGTTCGTGCAGCAGGAAGAACACCACACCCAGCGTATAGGCCAGGCCGCCGGCCAGCAGCCAGGCCAGGCCGCCCGGCGCCATGTTCAGCCATAGCGGGCGGATCGCGATCAGCGCCGCCCAGCCCATCGCGACGTACAGCGCGGTGGACAGCCGATGGAAACGCGCGCCCACGGTGAGCTTGAAGATCGCGCCCAGCAGGGCCAGGCCCCAGATCACGCCCAGCATCGACCAGCCCCAACCGCCACGCAGCACGCCCAGCGCAATCGGCGTGTAGGTGCCCGCGATCAGCAGGTAGATCGCCGCGTAGTCGAAGCGCTGCAGCAGTTCCTTGATCCGCAGATGCGGGATCGCGTGGTACAGCGTGGACGCGAGGTACAGCAGGATCGCGCTGGCCCCGAACACCGTCGACGCCACCACCGCGGTGGTGCTGCCGCTGCGCAGTGCGGCGATGACCAGGATCGGCAGGCCGGCCACGGCGAGCAGCAGGCCGAGGCCGTGGCTGATGCTGTTGGCGATTTCCTCGCCGAGGGTGGAATCACGCGAGAGCACG
This is a stretch of genomic DNA from Rhodanobacter sp. FDAARGOS 1247. It encodes these proteins:
- a CDS encoding PLP-dependent cysteine synthase family protein; the encoded protein is MDSVLHLVNLQQDHDRRWVHDALTKLAQEAARSADTHLLKLNFPGFHGIDFYFKDEAAHPSGSLKHRLARSLFLYALCNGRLRGGQAVVDASSGSTAISEAWFARLLGLSFTAVMPACTAPGKIRDVQALGGTCDLVDDPAQVHARAAEHAARGACHLDQFGLAERATDWRGNNNIAESIIGQLALEAEPEPAWIVCGAGTGGTSATIGRYLRYRRLHTRLCVAEPSGSGYVHGWRNRDTKAVASQPTLIEGIGRPRVEPGFIFDVVDRVNEIPDAASIAAAWLLEDLLGHRYGGSSGTNLVACLQLAASMRARGQRGSIVSLLCDRGERYAQTLFDRDWLAARAIDLAPWDAALRHSLASGRAPALT
- a CDS encoding prephenate dehydrogenase/arogenate dehydrogenase family protein; this encodes MSTAALPAQGMHFALLGHGRFGAAFAQLLLQAGHHVRVFDPHARVPAALAAPSLRVALEGAQWIVLAMPVPQLRDALLALQPLLHAGQIVFDVGSVKMHPCAAMDELLGDAIPHVGSHPLFGPLSLARDERPRRTVICASARHPQAAARAGELFAALGCEVIEQDPERHDRAMARTHVLAFFIAKGLIDIGVDDGMPIAPPSFQGMKHMLAATDDDELAIATSGEPSA
- a CDS encoding DnrO protein encodes the protein MTSVPTLVALACGLGLAVSVQAASPQSHAEHASHHAATVSVPAQRWEPDASLREGMRRVHVAVDQLRHYEMGHMSAPMAVDRAAEVEDAVGFMFANCKLAAEPDAALHGILAPLLGAAQALQANPGKVKAVAAMREAIAHYPHYFNDPGWDQPAPAMHEMHDEP
- a CDS encoding cytochrome b produces the protein MNPMNTTDRYHPLSIGMHWLMLALLVAVYACIELHELAPRGSSLRAGLKTWHFMLGLGVFALVFLRLAIRLTTPAPRRDASLPAWQHHLAGIMHLLLYVFLIVMPALGWLTLSAGGKVIPFFGLELPPLIAPDDLLGERLEDLHGTIGTIGYYLVGLHAAAALYHHYFMHDDTLRRMLPRRGNGN
- a CDS encoding peptidase U32 family protein; protein product: MSTQLAGSAATMRRELPGFEVHMQLVCPAGNLPALQAAIDAGADAVYAGFRDQTNARAFPGLNFSDAELRDGIAYARQRKRKVYLALNTYPDSARLATWYRAVDKAAEFGCDAIIAAEMAVLDYATHTYPAMARHLSVQGSATTAPALRYAHERFGISRAVLPRVLSIQQVERLCEGSPVPIEVFAFGSLCIMVEGRCQLSSYVTGASPNRHGVCSPASFVRWEEHGDGRRSVRLNQVLMDKFEPAEPAGYPTVCKGRFEVGGETFHALEEPTSLNTLELLPRLAKAGVAALKIEGRQRGVAYVASVTRTWRDALDRYRSAPDAWQLQPGWQSSLSKHAEGHQTTLGPYHRSWH
- a CDS encoding U32 family peptidase — translated: MNTMKLSLGPLQYFWPREQTLAFYREAVEWPLDIIYLGETVCSKRRELGTRDWIALAAELARSGKQVVLSSLALIEAESELGVLQRLVDHGDCWIEANDLSAVQLCRERGVPFVAGPTLNVYNHHALAMLMADGLRRWVPGVEQGHQLLRELREAMQAEDRPMPELEVIAFGRLPLAFSARCFTARALDVAKDQCGFRCIDYPDGMPLATREGRPFLRINGIQIQGEEITDLGPELPALRELGVDVLRLYPQVDGMAEVMAHFDLARHSPVAPPRIGARNGYWHGEPGMRPVAEAQTK
- a CDS encoding murein L,D-transpeptidase family protein, whose protein sequence is MSAATPPAVDLVKVDKSAHTLYLMRQGKVVEKFHIALGGNPVGHKQREGDQRTPEGRYILDFKNANSAFFRSIHVSYPDHADTARARRMGVSPGGAIMIHGQKNGFGKFSAATQRFDWTDGCIALSNADMQKVWDLVQVPTPIEISP
- a CDS encoding hemolysin III family protein; protein product: MSSPAAPVLSRDSTLGEEIANSISHGLGLLLAVAGLPILVIAALRSGSTTAVVASTVFGASAILLYLASTLYHAIPHLRIKELLQRFDYAAIYLLIAGTYTPIALGVLRGGWGWSMLGVIWGLALLGAIFKLTVGARFHRLSTALYVAMGWAALIAIRPLWLNMAPGGLAWLLAGGLAYTLGVVFFLLHERLRYSHFVWHLFVLTGTGCHYFTVLRYTF